From Panicum hallii strain FIL2 chromosome 2, PHallii_v3.1, whole genome shotgun sequence, a single genomic window includes:
- the LOC112880502 gene encoding transcription initiation factor TFIID subunit 12-like isoform X2, whose product MDAPPPSQPDAAAAAAAPPSSTSASAPSPAPPSNPPSSAASAAPSSDSTITSPTPTPSPGTAANPAQTIEAPAPSLAAARPPPPRMRPPYTHLASPITMSSSSSAATAATSSASVPPSSSAAPPMPRAGLVLGVPAPRPAQTPAGYTGFVPPPPLAHQFGSMHRDPDQPPPSSSQFRQPSPGIQNIGMVGSLSASQMRPGILTGLQQTRPGLASSATPIPSGSQMSGSQRTPSHALMRPMSVGSPSPSPASQQTPQNSSSAFRPQQRPQVPQPRPQQSAPVTPHQQNVISAQQQQQQKQQQQSSSHQIQQNPTPKNQPQHSQQQAARTPVTMTQKPDLPAIQNATVLQSVDTAAIDADASETGTRLLTKRSIHELVAQIDPNEKLDPEVEDVLMDIAEDFVESVTTFACSLAKHRKSNTLEAKDVLLHAERSWNITLPGFSGDEIKLYKKQHINDIHRERLALIKKSMATDTRNSASQAAANQKNQTPKPPAPVSP is encoded by the exons ATGGACGCGCCTCCGCCCTCGCAGccggacgccgcggcggcggcggcggcgccgccctcCTCGACCTCAGCTTCTGCTCCCTCTCCGGCGCCACCATCTAACCCACCGTCATCCGCCGCTTCTGCAGCACCCTCTTCTGACTCCACCATCACCTCCCCTACCCCTACCCCGAGCCCAGGTACCGCAGCAAACCCCGCTCAAACCATAGAGGCCCCAGCCCCCAGCCTCGCGGCCgcgcggccaccgccgccgcgaaTGAGGCCGCCGTACACCCACCTGGCCTCGCCCATCACGATGTCCTCGTCCTCCTCTGCTGCCACAGCTGCGACCTCCTCCGCTTCTGTTCCGCCATCTTCCTCCGCGGCACCCCCTATGCCAAGGGCAGGGCTTGTTTTGGGGGTGCCTGCGCCGCGTCCCGCACAGACGCCTGCTGGTTACACCGGGTTCGTGCCACCGCCTCCGCTTGCTCACCAGTTTGGATCGATGCATCGCGACCCCGACCAACCACCGCCGTCATCTTCACAG TTTAGGCAGCCTTCCCCTGGGATTCAAAATATTGGGATGGTTGGATCCCTAAGCGCATCCCAGATGAGACCAGGAATACTAACCGGTTTGCAGCAGACAAGACCTGGCCTTGCATCATCAGCAACTCCGATTCCATCTGGTAGTCAAATGTCAGGTTCACAA AGAACCCCCTCCCATGCTTTAATGAGGCCGATGTCTGTGGGTTCTCCGTCTCCTTCCCCTGCGTCACAGCAAACTCCACAAAACTCATCTTCAGCATTTAGGCCGCAACAGAGGCCACAAGTTCCACAACCAAGACCACAACAATCTGCGCCTGTGACTCCGCATCAGCAGAATGTAATTTcagcacagcagcagcagcaacagaagCAACAGCAACAAAGTTCCTCGCATCAAATTCAACAAAATCCAACACCCAAAAACCAGCCACAGCATTCGCAGCAGCAAGCTGCTCGTACCCCAGTGACAATGACACAGAAGCCTGATTTGCCTGCTATACAAAATGCTACTGTTTTGCAATCTGTCGATACAGCCGCAATCGATGCGGATGCTAGTGAAACTGGTACTCGACTACTCACCAAGAGAAGCATACATGAATTAGTTGCCCAG ATTGATCCTAACGAAAAGCTGGATCCTGAAGTTGAAGATGTTCTTATGGACATTGCCGAAGATTTTGTTGAGTCT GTCACTACATTTGCTTGTTCGTTAGCAAAGCATAGGAAGTCAAACACCCTAGAAGCCAAAGATGTACTCCTCCATGCAG AAAGAAGTTGGAATATCACCTTGCCAGGCTTCAGTGGGGATGAAATCAAACTATACAAGAAACAG CACATAAATGACATTCACAGGGAGAGGCTTGCTCTG atcaagaaGTCAATGGCGACTGACACAAGAAACTCTGCTTCCCAAGCTGCAGCTAACCAGAAAAATCAGACTCCGAAACCACCTGCCCCAGTGTCCCCATGA
- the LOC112880502 gene encoding transcription initiation factor TFIID subunit 12-like isoform X1: protein MRPPYAHLASPITMSSSSSAATAATSSSFSVPPSSSTAPLCQGLVLGVPAPRPAQMPVGYTGFVPPPPFGSMHRDPDQPPPSSSQYTSSAPAERPGNSSNNMDAPPPSQPDAAAAAAAPPSSTSASAPSPAPPSNPPSSAASAAPSSDSTITSPTPTPSPGTAANPAQTIEAPAPSLAAARPPPPRMRPPYTHLASPITMSSSSSAATAATSSASVPPSSSAAPPMPRAGLVLGVPAPRPAQTPAGYTGFVPPPPLAHQFGSMHRDPDQPPPSSSQFRQPSPGIQNIGMVGSLSASQMRPGILTGLQQTRPGLASSATPIPSGSQMSGSQRTPSHALMRPMSVGSPSPSPASQQTPQNSSSAFRPQQRPQVPQPRPQQSAPVTPHQQNVISAQQQQQQKQQQQSSSHQIQQNPTPKNQPQHSQQQAARTPVTMTQKPDLPAIQNATVLQSVDTAAIDADASETGTRLLTKRSIHELVAQIDPNEKLDPEVEDVLMDIAEDFVESVTTFACSLAKHRKSNTLEAKDVLLHAERSWNITLPGFSGDEIKLYKKQHINDIHRERLALIKKSMATDTRNSASQAAANQKNQTPKPPAPVSP from the exons aTGAGGCCGCCGTACGCCCATCTGGCCTCGCCCATCACGATGTCCTCGTCCTCCTCTGCTGCCACAGCTGCGACCTCCTCCTCCTTTTCCGTTCCGCCATCttcctccacggcacccctatGCCAAGGGCTTGTTTTGGGGGTGCCTGCGCCGCGTCCCGCACAGATGCCCGTTGGTTACACCGGGTTCGTGCCACCGCCTCCGTTTGGATCGATGCATCGCGACCCCGACCAGCCACCGCCGTCATCTTCACAG TATACAAGCTCTGCCCCTGCCGAACGGCCAGGCAATTCATCGAACAACATGGACGCGCCTCCGCCCTCGCAGccggacgccgcggcggcggcggcggcgccgccctcCTCGACCTCAGCTTCTGCTCCCTCTCCGGCGCCACCATCTAACCCACCGTCATCCGCCGCTTCTGCAGCACCCTCTTCTGACTCCACCATCACCTCCCCTACCCCTACCCCGAGCCCAGGTACCGCAGCAAACCCCGCTCAAACCATAGAGGCCCCAGCCCCCAGCCTCGCGGCCgcgcggccaccgccgccgcgaaTGAGGCCGCCGTACACCCACCTGGCCTCGCCCATCACGATGTCCTCGTCCTCCTCTGCTGCCACAGCTGCGACCTCCTCCGCTTCTGTTCCGCCATCTTCCTCCGCGGCACCCCCTATGCCAAGGGCAGGGCTTGTTTTGGGGGTGCCTGCGCCGCGTCCCGCACAGACGCCTGCTGGTTACACCGGGTTCGTGCCACCGCCTCCGCTTGCTCACCAGTTTGGATCGATGCATCGCGACCCCGACCAACCACCGCCGTCATCTTCACAG TTTAGGCAGCCTTCCCCTGGGATTCAAAATATTGGGATGGTTGGATCCCTAAGCGCATCCCAGATGAGACCAGGAATACTAACCGGTTTGCAGCAGACAAGACCTGGCCTTGCATCATCAGCAACTCCGATTCCATCTGGTAGTCAAATGTCAGGTTCACAA AGAACCCCCTCCCATGCTTTAATGAGGCCGATGTCTGTGGGTTCTCCGTCTCCTTCCCCTGCGTCACAGCAAACTCCACAAAACTCATCTTCAGCATTTAGGCCGCAACAGAGGCCACAAGTTCCACAACCAAGACCACAACAATCTGCGCCTGTGACTCCGCATCAGCAGAATGTAATTTcagcacagcagcagcagcaacagaagCAACAGCAACAAAGTTCCTCGCATCAAATTCAACAAAATCCAACACCCAAAAACCAGCCACAGCATTCGCAGCAGCAAGCTGCTCGTACCCCAGTGACAATGACACAGAAGCCTGATTTGCCTGCTATACAAAATGCTACTGTTTTGCAATCTGTCGATACAGCCGCAATCGATGCGGATGCTAGTGAAACTGGTACTCGACTACTCACCAAGAGAAGCATACATGAATTAGTTGCCCAG ATTGATCCTAACGAAAAGCTGGATCCTGAAGTTGAAGATGTTCTTATGGACATTGCCGAAGATTTTGTTGAGTCT GTCACTACATTTGCTTGTTCGTTAGCAAAGCATAGGAAGTCAAACACCCTAGAAGCCAAAGATGTACTCCTCCATGCAG AAAGAAGTTGGAATATCACCTTGCCAGGCTTCAGTGGGGATGAAATCAAACTATACAAGAAACAG CACATAAATGACATTCACAGGGAGAGGCTTGCTCTG atcaagaaGTCAATGGCGACTGACACAAGAAACTCTGCTTCCCAAGCTGCAGCTAACCAGAAAAATCAGACTCCGAAACCACCTGCCCCAGTGTCCCCATGA